A segment of the Agarivorans albus genome:
ATCTAAATCTATGCTCATTAATTAACCGTTAGTAAAGTTATGGGTTTTTTAAAGTTGACAGCGGCTTGGCTGTCGCTAGACTAGCGGATTATTATTTCTAAAGAAAGCTTCTCAAATGACTCAAGCACTCCGCCACGATTGGACCGTACAGGAAGTAAACGATTTGTTTGCTTTGCCATTTAACGATTTATTGTTTCAGGCTCAATGTGCGCATCGCGCCAATTTTGATCCAAACCAAGTACAAGTATCTACCTTGTTATCGATTAAAACTGGCGCGTGTCCTGAGGATTGTAAGTACTGCCCACAAAGTGCTCACCATAAAACTGACCTTAAAACAGAACGTCTATTAGAGGTTGAACATGTACTGAGCGAGGCCAAGAAAGCCAAAGCAAACGGTTCCACTCGCTTTTGTATGGGGGCCGCATGGAAAAACCCTAAACAGCGCGATATGCCTTACTTAGTGAAAATGGTTGAAGGCGTGAAAGAAATGGGTATGGAAACTTGTATGACCCTAGGCATGCTAGAGAAGCAGCAAGCTGAAGAACTGGCTGACGCAGGTTTAGATTATTACAACCATAACCTTGATACTTCACGCGAGTATTACCAAGAGATTATTACCACCCGTACTTACGACCAACGTTTAGATACGCTAGATAATGTGCGCTCAGCAGGTATGAAAGTATGCTCGGGCGGTATTATGGGCATGGGCGAGACAGCTACAGACAGAAGTGGTTTATTGGTTCAGTTGGCTAATCTACCTCGCCATCCAGAGAGTGTTCCCATTAACATGCTGGTAAAAGTGAAGGGTACTTTACTTGAAGATGTTGATGACATGGACCAATTTGAGTTTATTCGCTGTATAGCGGTTGCTCGTATCATGATGCCTCGCTCGCATGTGCGTTTATCGGCAGGACGTGAAGAAATGAACGAGCAGGTTCAAGCACTATGTTTTATGGCTGGCGCTAACTCTATTTTTTACGGGTGTAAGTTGCTTACTACGCCAAATCCTGATGAAAACCAGGACATGCAGTTGTTTAAAAAGCTAGGTATTCGCCCTGAGCCAGCAGCGCTAAAAAATGGTACTGAAGAGCAAGAAGAAGATCTTTACAAAACCTTGGTGAAACAGCAGCAGAAAAACAGCCCTTCACAATTTTACGACGCCTCGTAAATGGCATTTGAATTTGTAAAACAGCAAGTAGAAAAGCGCAAACAGCAACAGTTGTTTCGCCAGCGCCGATGTCAATCTAGCGCCCAAGGGCGTTTGATTGACATTGATAACCAACAGTTTGTGAATTTCTCAAGTAATGACTATCTCGGTTTATCTCACCATCCAAGAGTAATTGATGCTTGGATAAAAGGTGCAGAGCGTTATGGAGTGGGAAGTGGTGGCTCTCCGTTGGTAACCGGTTTCCAAAAAGCGCACTACCAATTGGAAGAAACACTTTGTGAATGGCAGGGACGTGAAGGTGCATTGCTATTTAACAGCGGTTTTTCAGCTAACCAGAGTGTTATCAAAGCTCTACTCAAAAAAAATGATGTGCTGATCCAAGATAAACTTAACCACGCCTCATTGATGGAAGCTGGCGTATTGTGTGACGCCAACTTTAGTCGTTTTCAACATAACTCTGTAAGTCAGCTTGCTAACAGGTTAGAAAGCCAACAAGGTGAAAACTGTTTAGTGATCACTGAAGGCGTTTTTAGCATGGACGGTGATCAAGCACCGTTAAAGCCCATTAGTGATTTATGTAAACAACACAATGCTTGGTTAATGGTTGATGATGCTCACGGTGTGGGATGCCTAGGTGATCAAGGCAGAGGTTCTCCAGACCAACAAAACCTGACACCCAGCGATCTACAAATTCAAATGTTAACTTTTGGCAAAGCACTAGGTGTTTCTGGTGCAACGATTTTATGTGACCAAGCGCTTAAAGACTATTTGGTTAATTTTGACAAAAGTTATGTCTACTCAACTGCGATGCCAGCAGCCCAAGCTTGCGCGATAACCGAAGCTATTCGGGTGCTGCAAACGCAACCAGAATTGCAGCAACAGTTAGCTGATAATATTGCACTGTTTAGATCGTTAGCAATCGAAAACGATATTGCAGTCGCTGATTCAAATACTGCTATTCAACCGATTATTATCGGTGAGGCTGACAAAGCATTAGCAATGGCCGAGTCGTTGCAAGGCAAAGGTTTTTGGGTCTCTGCAATTCGTCCTCCTACAGTGCCGGTAAACACCGCTAGGCTGCGGATAACCTTAAGTAGTCATCACCAAGCACAAGATATTGTTGATCTTATAAATGCGATTCATGAAGTAAGTAAAGAAAACTATGGTCATCGATAAACAGCAGGTTGCTCGTCATTTCTCTAAAGCCGCTGATACTTATAATGATTATGCCGAGTTGCAACGCAGTATTGGCGAAACATTATTAAGCTACTTACCTAATAAGCTTTATCCTCTAGCGATAGATTTAGGCTGTGGCACTGGCTATTTTTCTCGTTCTCTAAAGGCTCACTCATCTCATGTTGTAGCCTTAGATTTGTCTTTAGCAATGGCTACTAAAGCAAAGCGCTATGCTCAGCCATCTGCAGCGTTGGTTAGTGATGCGGAACACTTAGGCTTAGCCGACGATAGTGTAGATTTAGTATTTTCAAGCTTAGCTTTGCAGTGGTGCAATGATCTTGCAGCTGCACTAAAAGAAATTAGAAGAGTACTTAAGCCAAATGGCGTTTTGTTATTTTCTACTCTTAGCCAAGGTACCTTATTTGAGCTTGAACAAGCTTGGTCTAGCATCGACTCCAACCGTCATGTAAACCGTTTCCTAACTCAGGATGATATTGTACAAGCGGCTAGTAAAGCCGGTTTTAACAATGCCAAGTTTCATCATGAGCAACGAACACTTTGGTATGAACATGCCT
Coding sequences within it:
- the bioB gene encoding biotin synthase BioB, whose protein sequence is MTQALRHDWTVQEVNDLFALPFNDLLFQAQCAHRANFDPNQVQVSTLLSIKTGACPEDCKYCPQSAHHKTDLKTERLLEVEHVLSEAKKAKANGSTRFCMGAAWKNPKQRDMPYLVKMVEGVKEMGMETCMTLGMLEKQQAEELADAGLDYYNHNLDTSREYYQEIITTRTYDQRLDTLDNVRSAGMKVCSGGIMGMGETATDRSGLLVQLANLPRHPESVPINMLVKVKGTLLEDVDDMDQFEFIRCIAVARIMMPRSHVRLSAGREEMNEQVQALCFMAGANSIFYGCKLLTTPNPDENQDMQLFKKLGIRPEPAALKNGTEEQEEDLYKTLVKQQQKNSPSQFYDAS
- the bioF gene encoding 8-amino-7-oxononanoate synthase, with the translated sequence MAFEFVKQQVEKRKQQQLFRQRRCQSSAQGRLIDIDNQQFVNFSSNDYLGLSHHPRVIDAWIKGAERYGVGSGGSPLVTGFQKAHYQLEETLCEWQGREGALLFNSGFSANQSVIKALLKKNDVLIQDKLNHASLMEAGVLCDANFSRFQHNSVSQLANRLESQQGENCLVITEGVFSMDGDQAPLKPISDLCKQHNAWLMVDDAHGVGCLGDQGRGSPDQQNLTPSDLQIQMLTFGKALGVSGATILCDQALKDYLVNFDKSYVYSTAMPAAQACAITEAIRVLQTQPELQQQLADNIALFRSLAIENDIAVADSNTAIQPIIIGEADKALAMAESLQGKGFWVSAIRPPTVPVNTARLRITLSSHHQAQDIVDLINAIHEVSKENYGHR
- the bioC gene encoding malonyl-ACP O-methyltransferase BioC — its product is MVIDKQQVARHFSKAADTYNDYAELQRSIGETLLSYLPNKLYPLAIDLGCGTGYFSRSLKAHSSHVVALDLSLAMATKAKRYAQPSAALVSDAEHLGLADDSVDLVFSSLALQWCNDLAAALKEIRRVLKPNGVLLFSTLSQGTLFELEQAWSSIDSNRHVNRFLTQDDIVQAASKAGFNNAKFHHEQRTLWYEHAFLLLADLKGIGANYVVGGEPNSTNRGQLKAMARNYKDMFGQAANNMQISATYKVSYGVLIND